In Phaseolus vulgaris cultivar G19833 chromosome 10, P. vulgaris v2.0, whole genome shotgun sequence, a single genomic region encodes these proteins:
- the LOC137819238 gene encoding non-specific lipid-transfer protein 1-like has protein sequence MATMVTRVSFLAIVCLVLGATTSPKAQAQMTCGQVVNNLSPCISYVMYGGVNVPAQCCNGIKNLYGQAQTKTDRQAICSCIKNAVSNSGFNYSRSNLNNAANLPKKCGVNIPYQISPNTDCNSVQ, from the exons ATGGCTACCATGGTAACTAGGGTTTCTTTCTTGGCCATTGTGTGCCTGGTTCTTGGTGCAACAACCAGTCCCAAGGCACAAGCACAGATGACATGTGGCCAAGTTGTGAACAACCTGAGCCCTTGCATTTCCTATGTGATGTATGGGGGAGTCAATGTTCCTGCTCAGTGCTGCAATGGAATCAAGAACCTCTATGGCCAGGCTCAGACCAAAACTGACCGCCAAGCTATTTGCAGCTGCATCAAGAATGCTGTTAGTAACAGTGGCTTCAACTACTCTCGTTCCAATCTCAACAATGCTGCTAATCTTCCCAAGAAATGTGGGGTTAACATTCCTTATCAGATCAGCCCTAACACTGACTGTAACAG TGTGCAGTGA